A genome region from Labilibaculum antarcticum includes the following:
- a CDS encoding NAD-dependent succinate-semialdehyde dehydrogenase, with amino-acid sequence MNFGYKKLYIGGELRDSISGAKKDVICPATEEVVGTLAWAGKEDAELALDEAQKGFKYWSKLSLKERTVWMMKLREEVLKNDDLLRKAVVMEMGKSYDAAWEDIESIVNALEFYPGAMRNMHDEIIPDLENTHRHKIVNRPAGVAVAYLAWNFPLLNVGFKIGPALAAGCSIIIKPSGLTSLSSYVLGEILYNMNFPAGVINFISGPVSEVAYTMTTSKIPKVLTMIGSSESGRQVMADSATSVKHVSMELGGNAPFIVCEDADLETATNIGIALKYGNCGQICVAVNRFLIHEKVYDEFLEMFIAKAKKVKVGFGFDEKPDMGPLVTLKDRERILKMVEDDVASGATLVLGGGIPKDKKVGNFIEPTIITGLTTEMRCFKEEIFGPVAAIMKFSTNEEAIELGNDTVYGLVSYVFSNNEKEIRRFSEELDFGEVQVNGVKYAIYLPHGGIKESGIGHDCSYLALNDYLVKKRITIAL; translated from the coding sequence ATGAACTTTGGATATAAGAAACTATACATAGGTGGTGAGCTTCGTGACTCAATTTCCGGAGCTAAAAAGGATGTAATTTGTCCTGCAACAGAAGAAGTGGTTGGAACTCTTGCCTGGGCTGGGAAAGAAGATGCTGAATTGGCATTGGATGAGGCTCAGAAAGGGTTTAAATACTGGTCGAAGCTGTCTCTTAAGGAGAGAACGGTATGGATGATGAAATTGCGTGAGGAAGTATTGAAGAATGATGATCTTTTGCGCAAAGCCGTTGTAATGGAAATGGGAAAATCCTACGACGCAGCTTGGGAAGATATTGAGTCTATAGTGAATGCTCTTGAATTTTATCCAGGTGCAATGCGTAATATGCATGATGAAATTATTCCTGATCTTGAGAATACACATCGTCATAAGATAGTTAATCGACCTGCAGGTGTAGCAGTAGCTTATCTTGCTTGGAATTTTCCTCTTTTAAATGTTGGATTCAAAATTGGTCCAGCCTTGGCTGCGGGATGTTCTATAATTATTAAGCCTTCTGGCTTAACTTCATTATCATCTTATGTGTTAGGAGAGATTCTTTACAATATGAATTTCCCTGCTGGTGTAATTAATTTTATCAGCGGTCCTGTTAGTGAAGTTGCCTACACAATGACTACAAGTAAAATTCCAAAAGTGTTAACTATGATTGGTTCTTCTGAATCTGGTCGACAAGTTATGGCTGATTCTGCTACATCTGTAAAGCATGTTAGTATGGAATTGGGAGGGAATGCTCCTTTTATTGTTTGTGAAGATGCAGACTTAGAGACTGCAACTAATATCGGGATTGCATTGAAATATGGTAATTGTGGACAGATTTGTGTAGCCGTTAACCGATTCTTAATTCATGAAAAGGTATATGATGAATTTCTTGAAATGTTTATCGCTAAAGCAAAAAAGGTAAAAGTTGGTTTTGGCTTTGATGAAAAACCAGATATGGGACCTTTGGTTACTCTGAAAGACAGAGAGCGAATTCTCAAAATGGTTGAAGATGATGTGGCGAGTGGAGCTACTCTTGTGTTGGGTGGTGGAATTCCGAAAGATAAAAAAGTAGGAAACTTTATCGAGCCGACTATCATAACTGGACTCACAACAGAAATGCGTTGTTTTAAAGAAGAGATTTTTGGGCCAGTTGCTGCAATCATGAAATTCTCAACAAATGAAGAAGCAATCGAATTGGGTAACGATACTGTGTACGGTTTGGTTTCTTATGTGTTCTCTAATAACGAAAAGGAAATCAGACGTTTTTCTGAAGAACTTGATTTTGGTGAAGTGCAGGTAAATGGTGTGAAATATGCAATTTATTTACCTCATGGAGGAATTAAAGAAAGTGGTATCGGACATGACTGTTCATACCTCGCTTTGAATGACTATTTAGTGAAGAAAAGAATAACAATTGCATTGTAA
- a CDS encoding bifunctional 4-hydroxy-2-oxoglutarate aldolase/2-dehydro-3-deoxy-phosphogluconate aldolase, translating to MQPIAQRAMSPDIIRKIDDCGIIAVLVIDELKHAVPVAQALLKGGIDAIELTLRTPVAMEAARLIKKEVPEINLGFGTVLTVDQVKAVADLGADFAVAPGCNPKVIAEAYKQGLSFAPGIMTPSDIEIAVEQGCRVLKYFPAETSGGMEHLTNMVAPYQYLGLTFIPLGGCNIHNAPSYLESSLITAIGGSWVAKRPLIQAEDWDTITANAREIRALITKIRK from the coding sequence ATGCAACCTATTGCACAACGGGCTATGTCGCCTGATATAATTAGAAAGATAGACGATTGCGGTATTATTGCCGTTCTGGTTATAGATGAGTTGAAACATGCTGTTCCTGTAGCTCAAGCTCTTCTTAAAGGAGGAATTGATGCAATCGAATTGACGCTTCGTACTCCAGTTGCTATGGAAGCTGCTCGCCTCATAAAAAAGGAGGTTCCTGAAATTAATTTAGGATTTGGTACCGTGTTAACTGTAGATCAAGTAAAGGCTGTAGCTGATTTGGGTGCTGATTTTGCAGTGGCCCCAGGTTGTAATCCGAAAGTTATTGCAGAGGCTTATAAGCAAGGCTTATCATTTGCTCCTGGAATTATGACCCCATCGGATATTGAGATAGCAGTGGAACAGGGCTGTAGAGTGCTTAAGTATTTTCCTGCTGAAACATCAGGAGGAATGGAGCATTTGACCAATATGGTTGCACCTTACCAATACTTAGGTTTAACATTTATTCCTTTAGGAGGATGCAATATTCATAATGCTCCTTCTTATTTGGAGTCTTCGTTAATTACTGCAATTGGAGGTTCTTGGGTAGCTAAACGCCCTCTAATTCAAGCTGAGGATTGGGATACAATTACAGCCAATGCAAGAGAAATTAGAGCGTTGATTACCAAGATTAGAAAATAG
- a CDS encoding sugar kinase: MKTIITFGEIMGRICPENFQRFQQSMPGKLDMTFAGAEANVAASIAMLGGKVKFVTALPDNEMTDACLSVLKGIDVDVSGIKRVNQGRFGLYFVERGANQRPSRVMYDRDYSAISLTHGEEYDWRRLFADAQWLHTTGITPSLSEIAANATEIAVRTAKEKGLSVSCDLNFRKKLWQWQSGTSASDLAQKTMRAILPFVDVVIANEEDAHDVLGISAGNTDIEGGKLDVEKYTDVAKEIVRQFPNVKKVAITLRESISATHNNWGAMLYDAATMKSYFAPLTDGKYTPYEIKSIIDRVGGGDSFGASLVYALNTPDLSDPEKTIRFAVAASCLCHSINGDFNYSSRSEVESLMGGSGSGRVVR; the protein is encoded by the coding sequence ATGAAAACAATTATAACATTCGGTGAGATAATGGGGCGAATTTGCCCGGAAAATTTCCAACGTTTTCAACAAAGTATGCCAGGGAAACTTGACATGACTTTTGCCGGTGCAGAAGCTAATGTTGCTGCATCGATTGCTATGTTGGGAGGGAAAGTGAAATTTGTAACAGCACTGCCTGATAATGAAATGACTGATGCATGTTTATCTGTTTTGAAAGGGATTGATGTAGATGTTTCGGGAATTAAGAGAGTGAATCAGGGGCGATTTGGTTTGTATTTTGTTGAGCGTGGAGCCAATCAAAGACCAAGTCGGGTAATGTATGACAGAGATTATTCGGCGATATCATTAACACATGGTGAAGAATATGATTGGCGTAGATTATTTGCAGATGCTCAATGGCTGCATACAACCGGTATTACTCCATCCTTATCCGAAATCGCTGCAAATGCTACTGAAATTGCTGTTCGCACAGCGAAGGAAAAAGGTTTGTCTGTTTCTTGTGATTTAAACTTCAGAAAGAAACTTTGGCAATGGCAATCTGGAACTTCAGCTTCTGATCTTGCTCAAAAAACCATGCGTGCAATACTTCCGTTTGTTGATGTTGTGATTGCAAATGAAGAAGATGCTCATGATGTGTTGGGGATTTCTGCAGGAAATACAGATATCGAAGGAGGTAAGCTGGATGTAGAAAAATATACAGATGTAGCAAAAGAGATTGTAAGACAATTCCCAAATGTGAAGAAAGTTGCAATTACTTTACGGGAAAGTATTTCGGCTACACACAATAATTGGGGAGCTATGTTATACGATGCAGCTACTATGAAATCATATTTTGCACCGCTTACTGATGGGAAGTATACTCCTTATGAAATTAAGTCTATTATTGATCGTGTAGGAGGTGGTGATTCTTTTGGTGCATCTTTGGTTTATGCTTTAAATACTCCGGATTTATCTGATCCTGAAAAAACAATACGATTTGCTGTTGCAGCATCATGTTTGTGTCACTCAATTAATGGAGATTTTAATTATTCATCCCGATCAGAAGTCGAATCCTTAATGGGAGGTTCTGGCTCAGGAAGAGTTGTAAGATAA